The genomic stretch ACGAAGGCATGGGAGTCGTTTCTTGTTAGTTTTCCTTCCAATTACACATTATATGTTCTTTCTACAACAGAAATAATTTTgggaaattttttgttttgctacaaATAAAAATGAGTGTTGGCCTTTTTAGCccattttttctctgtcccGCAGGTTCCCGTATCCCGGCTAGTATGAGTCCCTGCGCGTTCTCTCCTCCACCGCTAAGTAATGGAAGCCAAAGAGCATTTGTACAAAGTACTTGTTATTGGAGAATACGGAGTAGGTGAGCGTATTTGCCTTCCTTTAGCGTTTAAATCTGCGAGAGAAATTCTTATTTACAATGGACTTaatatcgttttcattttctttccagGGAAGGTAAGCAGTTTTCTCATTGCTCCCGTCAAATTGTGGATTTTCAGCACTTTCGGTTTTATCTGAAGTTGCGTTTTGAATATGGAATATtgaagttttttctttttgtgcttttGTTCATTAACTCAAGACGTCGATCATTCGTCGTTACACTGAAGGTAAGAGTGGTTTTAATATTATAACAAGCTCAAAGTTAACTTTTATTTGTAGGTAAGTGAACTCGTGACTCACAGTTAAgcttaattataattataaaggaTCGACTTACGTTACCTTCAAACTTTTTGGCTGCTGAACAAGTTAcctttttcttatttgcaaCTGAATAGCGTTTATTTCTATGAGCATTGTTCGTAAAACGATGCCGCCGTAATAAGACAGGAAAGCTCTATTTCCGCATAATACCGGTACGGTCATCTGCATGTAAACCGCAGTACCCAGCTTCTACTTCCGTTTCAAGTGCTTCCCCATATTCGTTGTTGGTGAGTCTGTGGTGAATTaacaaaagctcttgctttGAGCCTGGAAAGGCCTTTTAACCTCTTACGCTACCACTTATCGCTACAGCTAtcagttggcttgatagctcagatgGTAGAGCACTAAATGCTGTGCAAATATATAAGAGCCCCAATTTATCAGTCTTTCTTCACAACTGCTTTGATCTCCAACTCTCTTGTATTTCAATTTCCACCGTTATATGTTCATTTCGTAtattatacatacatacagacTTTGAGTAGTCTTGtaatgattatgataatgatgatgatagcaATAAGCAAAAAGCATATGTACTGGGATCTGAACAGATTCTATGAGGAGTCCTGGAAAGGGACTGACTTAAGGCATTGGAACGTGAGATGAACTGGAGGTCATCTGAGGTCACAGGAAGTGGCCTGATGTCTCTGTTATTCCTGCGAAAGCtgtgttaaaaaacaaaacaaaaaaaaatatataataataataataataataataataataattattattattattattattattattattattattattattattattacagtgtAAGCCCAGTAAATGGAGATAGATCTCAGGAGACCGTTGGTTTACTAGTCTAAAAGGATCTAACTCGCTGTCTTGAGAGTATAATCGGTGTTGACATCTTGCAAGTGCTTATTTACAattactataataattattcataataacaacaacaacaataccaCTAATAATAACCTATGTTTTCTAATGATTCGTTTTACACAGTAATTTactataaatattaaaaaaaaaaccattacaaccactttgaaaatattttgcaCTCACTTCTTTCAATGTCTGCATTAGTTGATTAGCTGAGAGCACGGGCATTCCTGAGATTCCATAGTAGATTTCTGACAGAGTtgtgtaaataataattattataagaaGAATTTGTGATATTTGGTGACATTGTGTAATGCACAATTCCAACCTTAATGTTGGAGAAATACCAATACAACTACAAGTACTTTAAGTTTTCCATTTTGAGGACACATGCTTGAAACCTAATATCACAATGCatagtgtacatgtatatataaaaTTCAAATCTTGTACTGTATTTGCAGAGGTAATCATGCTAATAGTCAGTCATATCCTGAACCCTTTGTAAAATTTAGTTAGCAACACTTAGTAAAAATGTTCCTTCTCAATATTAAACGTTTTTAGCTAGACGTACATATCCCAAATTGCTCTTAATACACATACTTAAATGTGTTAAGTTATTAAGTTCAAACGTCTTTTAAGTTTTTGTgtacaagtgttattaaaaattaaacattttaatcAGTTTAACgtaatatttacatgtatcttCCATTCAGTGTGTTTTGTGCCATATGTGTACTCTTTAGATCTATTTTTTCTACTATATTGATGCCTTTCTTTACCAGAAGGACATCATATtggttttcctattttttcccttttcttgtCTTACTATTTATTCAAGTTGTTTTTGAATTAGTAACATGCACATGGAGAATAAACTACAGCAAAAAGACATCTTCACTTTGACatagtttgttgtttgttttgctgATACAGACCCTGTGATCATACTCTAGTGACATCTAAGTATTGTAAGGGAATTAAAATACAGAGAAGCTGTTTTAGAGAAGGACTCTTTCACCCAATCAAAACCTTGAGATTCACTTGTCAATAACTAACAATATAATTGAAATATCATTTGTGGACGTCAAATATACCATAACTAAAATCATGTGTCTGAATATCATGCTTTGCCAAAGTGTGGAATCTCAATCACTCTTTTGACGTATTGATCCCAACGATAATTTTTGGTCATATTGTCAAAGAATCACATAGTTCATGGTATAAGTTGTTTCACCAGACCAGTTTGCATTTTAACTTAAGTTCACTAACTTGTGATCAGTTTCAGTTGGAAGTATAGTTTTTGGAGTTTGGTCCATTGTTAGATTTGGTAAGGATCAGTGGTTTAGGTGTATTTTAGCATTTCAAACCTTTTTAAGGTTATAATATTAAGAACGAATAAGAAGACTGGCGGAACTTGcgtaaagcaaaacaaattatTCAGGTTATCTGAAGTCATGACCACACAATTGGACACAAAATAATAAGTGATCTTTAATTCAAATATTATATGCATTGGATTGATCAGTCAAAATGTCTTGTACATGTGTTCCAGGGTATTTTTCACCAAATTATAAATTGACCATCGGAGTGGACTTTGCTTTGAAAGTTATTTACTGGGATGAAATGACAAAGATAAATTTGCAGCTTTGGTGAGTGAACTAATATCTGATCGCAAGtcaaataaactttgtttgtAACAGCTGATGCATAAGCATTTCAGCTTGATCTACATGACTGTATTAATGTTGATTTTCATCTGATCTCTTAAAAGGAGCATAATCCAACGTGTATTATGTGTCTCAAGATATCATGATCCCATCCTTACCCAGTAAAATgaataatataatattattccATTTTCTACTCTAGCTCCTCAATCTTTCAGATGAAATACAAAGTGCATATTAAACAGATAGGTTTCAGATTTGGCTTGGAGTTCAATCCATTTGGGTCACAGTGCTTAACAAAATATTCCATTTGCTAGACTACAAAATAATAGGTTGTTTTGTCAAGCAAAAAAATTCCATTAAAATGAAAGGAAGTTAGAAAGGTAAAATCACCAAAAGAAAAATTTGGAACCAAGTATACAACACTGAAGAATGCTAAAATGAGCTAGGAAGgtaataaacattttccaatttTATATAaaggttggttgaaaaagttCAAGTCATTTTTTCCTCTATAAAATGTAGAAatgtgaatttaatatttaatttgttttatattttgaaaatacaacTAAACAAAggttcattttcaaaatttaaactaaATTGCTTGTCAGAAAGAGTTTATTTTAAATCTAGAAAACTGAGTTGGCTATATATTGGGCAGCCGGGTCATTACTTTATGTCCAAATAAGTATTCACTTAAATTGGTTAATTTGTATGGCGATGCTTTAACAgcaatattaaataatattactTCAAGTTCATATTTCAATCTTTGTAACAAAAGGAGTCAGGATAAAGTTCTGAAAGTGCCCATcattttgatgaattttttttatctcaaaGTAATTTCTTTCATTAAGGGATGTTGCTGGTCATGAAAGATTTGGTCACATGACAAGAGTGTACTATAAATATGCGTAAGTACTTGTCCACTTCAACATCATTCTGAATTGATTCGATCTAGAGCTCTGCTACCTATCAAAAATATTGCCTTGCAACAAAATGAACGTAACATGGAGtacaaaatttttaattttcagaatTGCTGCCATTATTGTGTTTGATCTCACAAGGTAactgatttttttaattttaattagtttCACCAGTTAATATTATTGATCCTTGGATAGCATCTTTTTTTGCAAGTTAGTTTTCTTTAATTGAATTTCTTGTGGTAAGTTTACACAAATAGGGTTGGCTTTGCAATTAACAATTTGCTTTGTAACGCACTTaaagtgattggcttaaaaaaatTCTCCTCATTTTCAGCCTATCAGAGAATTAAGGGCCATTTGTTAATTAAGACTCATTTCACTGTGCTTATATTATATAGCACCAGTTGTATGCATTTTACATTGTGATGCAATGTTATCTGCTCATATGATTGTTAATTCTTCTTTTATGTTTTGCCATGATTTATAAATTTATACAAATTGCATGGTTAAATTACACTTGTCTAGCATGCTATATATTGAAAACTgctcaataatttattgtttgttTTGGCAGACCTGCTACATTTGAAGCAGTTCTTAAGGTATAGTGTTGGAATGTTAATTGGATGGTTAACTGGGAGCTTTTAATTATAATATATCAAGTATCTATTTCTCAAATTCTATTTCATGTTTTCTTGTCTCTTCTCTAAGTGGAAATTAGATTGAATTGATGTCGAAATGAGGTGAAGGAAAAAACATGGCAGCCAGATAAATCGGTGTAAAGTCTTTATTTTTATGAGGGTAACATGTAATAGCCATGTAAGGCTAAATGAACTTGCGGCATTCAATCAGACCAGACCAAAACCCTTTTCACAACCTCCTCCTGCCTCCATTGTTGTTAAttaatggaggcagagaagagagaccctgggaacgaggttgttcttTTTAATCAGCGACAGTGTGATCCGTTCGAAATTAATGTTCCACAGAGTTTTTTTGAACaaggcaaggctgctgcctaagaaaatcttctgggagcccttcgggcttccaacattaaaaaaagaagttaGTAGCCCGACTCACTTTTaaaagagcccagaattaattaattctagCTGGGATCAAATTTATGAGAAAGGgaggatgaatcaagtaaggcgcccgtttgggctacttgttcagaaatttggtctcCCGTGCTTGCAAATAATTTGCCCCAGGCAACCGTTCGGCGGCAGCCTTGCAAAGGGTTGTGAAATGAGGGGttatggtttatagtccttatatgtgaagacttgaaagtctaaccatttcaGGGTGTAAATtgacaaaggcagcactttctcctgagGTACCGGTATTGTAAGACCCAGAGtattggtctggccggagttgaactcacaacctcccacACTGGTGCATGGTAACTCATTCAACTTacttaatatacatgtatgatctATCGGTATGTATAGTATCTAAAGGATGCAAGCATGGCAGCATGAAATCTATTTCAATGTTTTACCAGAAACCcacaagggttgaaacgtgtaacgcgcgttcacagcttccgaatattcagcgcgaactgattggttgaatgtttcagtgctaagtaccatatttggaaacccctcgctcttgttgttccaaatatggcacttagcaaattgaatattcagaagcttgtttcccagcacacaaggggccgttacacgtttcaacccttatgggtttctggttttacATTACAAGGAACAAATAACTGTAATAACTGCGTGTGCTCTATTTATAGTaagtctaaaacaaaacaaatggggTTGATGTAATTTGgcttattgtacatgtatttttacaGTGGCATTGGGATGTCAATCAAAAGGTGATGTTGACCAATGAAAAACCAATTCCAGTTCTTCTACTAGCAAACAAAGTGAGATgctgttatttttattacaaaaaatgCTGACTTTTTTTTTATCCAGAACCCTCACCCAGTAGCTAAGGAAATTAAAAGTTATGAGACATGAACATGTTATTAAGTTCAGGGCTCAAGAGTTTCTCGTGACAGCAAGCTTTTGCTTCTGTCACAGAATCTTTAGTAGACATTCAACTCTTTTTGAACGCAGTATTTTGGTATTTGCCAATTTTTGACGCGGAAATGCAGTATTGGGCAaacccaatgtccccctccatAAGTGTTGTGCCATGACacatttgaaaatactgtatgtgtgaataataatatttttccttGCCAGTAATATGGGTTTTGGAACTACCCTGGCTGGGAATATGACTACCTGACAGCAGTGAAGTGGGTTTATAATGTCTTAAGTTCAGAAAATCATCTCTTTCAGTGTGATCTGGAGGATTACCCATATGATGAGAACAAGTTGAACCAATTTTGCCAAGAGCATGGGTTTATTGGTTGGTATGTGTATTATCCAATTATTATATACAGCAGGATCCCAAAATTACAGTCTGTAGCCTGGTACATCAATTACTATGCTTTTGTTTGTCTATGCCATGGTCTGCTCAGTAACATTTGATTTACCTACAAAGGGTGACCACCTTTCCACATCGAATTAATTCAAATTTCTTGAGCACAACTTTCCAATCATAGGCCAAGAATTGCACCCATCTGATTGTGGCCTCTGATTTGatcattatttaacaattattcgccgaaggcgaataattgtttagtataaatacaaaaaagagaaagagacaACCTTtcaacacgaaatcatcttcaacttgcagtggcaaaacgactactggcagccattttgtccgtcaaggtgattatcggctgataattcgagatagcgagccaatgagagcacgcgattttgtataatcacccaaggctgctgcctaagaaaattttaaaggggccctcagagctaaacagtgagaacttaggagcccaacatatgaagtgaaaggtgttgctgtgaaaaattaaggagcccagagctattctttgggagccccaggctaccgggctcctgttaggcaacagccttgatcacctgtgtatttatactaaaataagTTATTATTACTGAGGGAATGTGAATTATTAATCTAAGTTAGTTGATTGCACCTTCCCCACATTAAGGGCTCCTTAATGATGATTTTAAATACTTAAACTTACTTTTAAAATCCTTGCTACATGTATAACTGATCAGTTAGAGTGCTTTTAATGATACTCAGAAACTTCAGAAAGACAAACACTACATGTAAATTAAAGACGATGGTTGGGAGCTACACCCATATGTAAAACTTTGTGTCAACTTTCccataaataattttaaaaaatgcttcATCTTTTACTGCATACATGTGTTAAACAATTTGCAATTTCATTTCAGGTTACCAACATCAGCAAAAGAAGATAAAAATATTGGTGAGTGGACGTAACATTACAGTACTTTAGTTGAAAGCCGAAAGAGAAGACCTTGAAGGAGGCAGCCTGGCCCAGTAGTTAGGATTTGCATGTTTGCACCATGCTCAAATCCTGCTCAGACCAATGGTAGAATCTGCCTCTGAGTCAATGGTCCCAAAGTCCATTATCCAACTCGTTGTTTCCTGCCACTTGGGGTTCTTAATTgcatgtagtagtagtagtagtagtagtagtagtagtagtagtagtagtagtagtagtagtagtagtagtagtagtagtagtagtagtagttattTGCTTAAGTTTAAAtgtttttctcacttttttgaGTGGAGGGCCTGTTCACCAGCTAAAAAGTTAAATGCACTTCAAGtacaaaaaaaagtcatttaccATTTTTTTCATTATCTTTATCCGAAATTGTGGTCCCTGTGTAGCTTTTATTCAAGGGCACAGAGTCCAAACTTGGCAATGATTGCAAGAAATGCCACAACCACTACTGTAAACGgcaaacaaaagacaaaatacCCAGTCTTGATATGGAGTTATGttgtcttgttgttgttttaatttgGATGAGACAGAGGCCCCAGGTTTTGGTTTTGATCTTACTTTGCTTGTAGCAAACATCTGATCATTTCATTAGCTAGTTGCTTGGCAAAGGACAAAAGGAATTCTCAAAAATCAGAGTCCCCCCCACTTCCCAACACTAGTTGGATGCTCTAGATACCCATTGAATTGCCAGATCTTGTCAAGGGGGTAGGAGCCAGGTTTCTGATCCAGGGTGCAACAACGTTTCGGGCTTTGCCTCTCTTCGTGTGTTGCCCGATCGGCAGGCATCAATAGGCCTTTTCCAAgttaatgtctgcctccttttcaaaacgagtcagtaagtgcaaagtttttcttatgaaaatgagtttacattcatatgtaaagtagaagtaattaccatcacaaaaactttgcacttagacttgctttgaagaggaggcagacatgaactccgaaatggcctattgaacaTGAGTGAGTTCCTTTTTGAAATAACTTTGTTTACTTTGCAGCTTGCGTTAATGGTGTTTTTAATAATGTTACTACACCGTAGATTTTTAGTCGTTGTTGGTTATTTTCGATTGATGATCCtcaaatttgaacaattttttttagccATGCAGCATGCCATGCACGTTTGCATTTAATTCAAACTAAAAATAGTTTAGGCTAGCTCCTTGGAGACTTGGGCTAGTAAGATGAACTTACAGCTTGCACAGAGGGCAATTTGATGCTTGGGATTTCATCTCACTCTGTGATCTAGGTCCTCCTTAGGCAGTGTCACCAGTCTGTGGTCTCAACAATGTCATATGACTTCACACAATCCAAATGTGTTAACTTAAAGGCAACTATTTATATTGCATAGGTCAGAGGTGCTGTGTTACTGGTACCATGTAACCCATTACAACCTGCTGCATGGTTGGGGTAGTCAGTGACTAAACCGGCTCCCCCATCAGGTGAAAGCTGGTGAGGAGGGTGGCTTGGCTGTGGCCGACTTAGTGGTAGTAATGCATTCAAGAGAAATATGATAAGTTAGTTGCTGTTTGGCAGGAATTAATTTACTTCTTCTGGGGAGACTTTACTTCAATCCACAGCTCACAGTATGGAAGAGTCCCCTCCTCCATTCTTCTATTGTCCAAGGAAAATCAGAATGTGATTCTCACTCTTGTGCCCATTGATTGTATTCCAGACGAATCAATGCAGCTTCTTGTACAAGCTATCCTAAGTGTTTCTGGTGAGAGTAAAAAGCCTGACTTGCAGGACTGCCTGGCTCTACAAAGTTCACCTTTAGAGTTCTCCTCAAGCTATCAGTCAGAATCACATAACAATTACATGGGGGAGTGCTCCCACAAGTATCGAACTGACGAAAGCTATTCTCCAGCTGTGCCACAGATGCACCAATCTAAGTGTTGTTCAGGATAAATGGGTAGCCTATTCTTTCAGAAAGTTGGGATAGCTGTGGTGTAACCCATAGTAGAGCAATTTTGATGGAGGGGTAGGTTGATAGTGTCCATTGAACCTTTTACTTTTCCATCCCTGAGGGTTTCGCAtagatgagtaaaatcatcttgcagtagacagtaaaatctgcaAATGCTGCTCAGAAGGGGcaatgggttaaattaattaaagggGACGTGGTGTTTGAATGGACCTAGTAGATGTAGTAAATCCTTTCATCCCCAAAGGGTTGCCCATGGACCCGTAAAATCATTTAACAttagacagattaaaatctgtaagtgccactgttagaaaagaaaagagttAAAGCCTCCATGTTTCTACACCTCAGAGTACCAAGCCTTCTCTTTGATCTTTTAGAACCTCTTGTTCCCAGAGGCTAGACTACATTTCTTCACAGCATAACCTTTGGCTGGTTCCTAAAATACATGCTGAGGCAGTGAATGTCTGACACTTCTTGTAAAAACTGAGAgcaactttttttcaaattctctAGTCTATGATTTTGTGACTTCCTGGTTAAACCAGTCTGACTTTGTTATCCTTGCCTTGGTACCAAAAGACTCTAGTCTTAGGAACGAGAAAGGCCTGAAAGATAATGCCATTGACAAAAATAGTTGGAAGGggtcaataatattattatcttaGTTGGCTTTTATCCTTTCATCCAAAATGACTTCAAAAAGAGGTAACAAGATTGGGTGAATTGTTTGTTAGTTTGACTTAACACCTTATTTTTTTGGCCCTTCATTAATGAAGCtggaatttttaaagtcaaGGCCTTTTCTTATTTGTGATAAGTAGAATgtcaacataattttttatatcCTTCATTAATTAAATCCACAAAGTAAAGTAGACTCCTATTTTAATTATTCAGTTTCAGGTGTTTGTTAAAAATGTTCTCTTTATTAATTGTAATTTTGTACTGTATATATTGTATCAAAGCAAAAGAGATATTATTAAACCCTAAATAAATCCTAATTTTTCAAGTCAAGTGTAATAGAGGGCATTATAACCTAGTCTTTGTAATGTTGGAATTTAGTTGCTTTTGCATAACAGACAAACAATAGAACAAACCATAGAAAATAGCTATGAAAAAATTTATGATGTGTGACTGGAAAACTGTGGATAGAAAGGAGGCAGTTCTTAcggaatacttcattagaactTGCTGGATAGCTTTTATGATTCCTCCATAAATTATCAGGAGCAACCAGACCTCTCCGTCAGCTAGAAAATCCTGGAAACCGAGCCATGAGACAAGGAAGGCAAGCCTCCATCTCACTGCAAAAAACAGTGGAGACTGGGGATTGCCTCCTTTGAATTAAGGAAGTTTGAAAGGTTTTTCCACAGGAAACAGACTGTGGGTTTCCCATTGGACTTGTCTTTCAATGAGAAAAAGCAAATCTTACTCATCGGCAAAAATCAGTGTAGGTCACTGTAATGATACCGCATTGTGACATTGTGTGACATTCTTATTCTAGTAATAGACTCTTGTTATGATTTGACATGAATGATTATCAGAAGACAATTGAAAAATGTGATCTTGTTGCACTGCTCGACATACATGTAGATGCGATCGGAATTAAAAGTACTGTAAGACTAGCATTCGTCTCGCTCTCTCCTTAACGTTTAAAATAAGGCATAAAACGGTACAGTCACCAAGATACCAGTATTGCTCAACATCTCAAACAAAATTTATTTCCAGTTTTCGGGGATGTCCAATCACCCATTTTGATTCATGAGCAGTGAAAGTATTACATGCATGCTCTCAGCTGACAACCCTTCCAAACCTCCTCTTCCTCCTTTCAAGTTTTTCTACTGAAAGGTGTTTTCTCATTCTTTTCCATTTGAAACCCAATGTTATCTGCAGAAAATCCTTTTTGAGCCTCCTTAGACATGCTCTACCTGTACCCCAAAACATCACCCTCTATTTCTGCCAACACTAATGCTTCACCATCAATGAAAATGAGCATAATAGAATCATTGCAAACTGTATGCACAAATGCATGTACTAAGCTGCTGACAAACAGACACTGGTGCTATTTGTTATTAAACCATCCAATGGCATTTAACTGCATTAATAATGACAAATATTAAATCTTAATATATCAATTCCTTGGACATAAATTACACACCAAAGCATGAAAAATTACAAGAGGCAGAAAAG from Montipora capricornis isolate CH-2021 chromosome 12, ASM3666992v2, whole genome shotgun sequence encodes the following:
- the LOC138027654 gene encoding ras-related protein Rab-38-like isoform X1: MEAKEHLYKVLVIGEYGVVKMSCTCVPGYFSPNYKLTIGVDFALKVIYWDEMTKINLQLWDVAGHERFGHMTRVYYKYAIAAIIVFDLTRPATFEAVLKWHWDVNQKVMLTNEKPIPVLLLANKCDLEDYPYDENKLNQFCQEHGFIGWLPTSAKEDKNIDESMQLLVQAILSVSGESKKPDLQDCLALQSSPLEFSSSYQSESHNNYMGECSHKYRTDESYSPAVPQMHQSKCCSG
- the LOC138027654 gene encoding ras-related protein Rab-38-like isoform X2, with protein sequence MEAKEHLYKVLVIGEYGVGKTSIIRRYTEGYFSPNYKLTIGVDFALKVIYWDEMTKINLQLWDVAGHERFGHMTRVYYKYAIAAIIVFDLTRPATFEAVLKWHWDVNQKVMLTNEKPIPVLLLANKCDLEDYPYDENKLNQFCQEHGFIGWLPTSAKEDKNIDESMQLLVQAILSVSGESKKPDLQDCLALQSSPLEFSSSYQSESHNNYMGECSHKYRTDESYSPAVPQMHQSKCCSG